From Natranaerobius trueperi, one genomic window encodes:
- a CDS encoding L7Ae/L30e/S12e/Gadd45 family ribosomal protein, translated as MNNTHIYQLLGLARKAKKLDIGSEDVIEEVRKQHCHFVIVTKDASYRTYKTIYNKCNYYNIPIVCWSTKYELANSLGMTEISVVGITDVGFASKIAKLITGED; from the coding sequence ATGAATAATACACATATTTATCAATTATTAGGGTTAGCACGAAAAGCAAAAAAACTTGACATTGGTAGTGAAGATGTGATTGAAGAAGTGAGAAAACAGCATTGTCATTTTGTTATAGTAACAAAAGATGCTAGTTACAGGACATATAAAACAATTTATAATAAGTGTAATTATTATAATATACCTATTGTATGTTGGAGTACTAAATATGAGCTTGCAAATAGCTTAGGTATGACAGAAATCAGTGTTGTTGGAATCACGGATGTTGGATTCGCAAGTAAAATTGCGAAGTTGATAACCGGTGAGGATTAA
- the infB gene encoding translation initiation factor IF-2 codes for MSKVRIYQLAKDLGVDNKELVDTLNELDIEAKNHMSTITEEEAETVKELFVDKEPTDEKQEDSEQKLTVVPPVTVGELAEKLEIDSTSIITKLISKGIMASINQNLNEQILSDLASEFDFVIGDESQEDEEDSNEEEKIIEEILKDEPKGDSAERAPIVTVMGHVDHGKTSILDAIRETKSLESEAGGITQHIGASRVVYNDNTIVFLDTPGHEAFTEMRARGAHVTDISILVVAADDGVMPQTVEAINHAKSADVPIIVAINKMDKPEANPDRVKQELTEHNLVSEEWGGDTICVPVSAISKDGIDELLEMVTLVSEMNELQAYPENTGKGTVIEAKLEKGRGPVATVLVEDGSLNVGDAVLCGNTFGNVRAMVSDIGKRINKATPVTPVEILGLEDIPNAGDTFQVVPDEKQARQIAEQKKEKEREEKLRKNQAVSLDNFFEQMQEGEHKELNIILKGDVRGSVEALKESLLKLNDNEYGIKVKVVHAGVGTISESDIMLAVASNAIIIGFNVRPENNAKKAAEQENIDMRMYRVIYEAIEDVKAAMSGLLDPEYKEVVLGQVEVRQLFKVSRIGTIAGCYVTNGHVKNDSYIRVIRDGKVIHEGEIRTLKRFKEDVKEVQQGYECGILLEKFNDLKEGDIFEAYNYEELKPKVVE; via the coding sequence ATGAGTAAGGTTAGAATTTATCAATTAGCAAAAGATTTAGGTGTGGATAATAAAGAATTAGTTGATACTTTAAATGAACTTGATATTGAAGCAAAAAATCATATGAGTACTATAACTGAAGAAGAAGCAGAAACGGTTAAGGAACTATTTGTAGATAAAGAGCCAACAGATGAAAAACAAGAGGATTCTGAACAAAAACTTACTGTAGTTCCGCCAGTTACAGTTGGAGAATTAGCTGAAAAATTAGAAATCGATTCGACATCTATTATTACTAAATTGATTTCTAAAGGTATAATGGCAAGCATAAATCAAAATCTAAACGAACAAATCCTTTCTGATTTAGCTAGTGAGTTTGATTTTGTTATAGGAGACGAATCACAAGAAGACGAAGAAGATTCTAATGAAGAGGAAAAAATAATTGAGGAAATACTTAAAGACGAACCAAAAGGTGACTCTGCTGAAAGGGCACCAATAGTTACTGTCATGGGACATGTGGACCATGGAAAAACTTCGATTTTAGATGCCATAAGGGAAACTAAAAGTTTAGAGTCAGAAGCTGGTGGTATAACTCAGCATATCGGGGCTTCAAGAGTTGTTTACAATGATAATACTATTGTATTTTTAGATACACCAGGTCATGAGGCCTTCACAGAAATGAGAGCTCGTGGAGCTCATGTTACAGATATATCTATATTAGTTGTAGCTGCAGATGATGGTGTTATGCCACAAACTGTAGAAGCAATAAACCATGCTAAATCTGCTGATGTACCAATAATTGTTGCTATAAACAAAATGGATAAACCAGAGGCTAACCCAGATAGAGTTAAACAAGAATTGACTGAGCATAATCTAGTATCCGAAGAATGGGGAGGAGACACTATTTGTGTTCCAGTTAGTGCGATAAGTAAAGATGGAATTGACGAACTATTAGAAATGGTAACTTTGGTATCTGAAATGAATGAATTACAAGCATATCCTGAAAACACTGGAAAAGGAACTGTAATAGAAGCTAAATTAGAAAAAGGCAGAGGGCCAGTAGCTACAGTTTTAGTAGAAGATGGTTCTTTAAATGTCGGGGATGCAGTCTTATGTGGCAATACATTTGGAAATGTACGGGCTATGGTTAGTGATATTGGAAAACGAATAAATAAAGCCACTCCTGTTACTCCAGTAGAAATCTTAGGTTTAGAAGATATACCAAATGCAGGTGATACATTCCAGGTTGTACCAGATGAAAAACAAGCACGACAGATTGCTGAACAAAAGAAAGAAAAAGAACGAGAAGAAAAATTAAGAAAGAATCAAGCTGTTTCACTTGACAACTTTTTTGAGCAAATGCAAGAGGGCGAACACAAAGAGTTAAATATTATACTTAAAGGTGATGTTCGAGGGTCAGTTGAAGCTTTAAAAGAAAGCTTATTAAAGTTAAATGACAACGAATATGGAATAAAAGTAAAAGTTGTACACGCTGGAGTAGGTACTATCTCTGAAAGTGATATCATGCTTGCTGTAGCTTCAAATGCAATCATAATTGGTTTTAATGTTAGACCAGAAAATAATGCTAAAAAAGCCGCAGAACAAGAAAACATAGATATGCGTATGTATCGAGTAATATATGAAGCTATTGAAGATGTGAAAGCGGCAATGTCAGGACTTTTAGATCCTGAATATAAAGAAGTGGTTCTTGGGCAAGTTGAAGTTAGGCAATTATTTAAGGTGTCTAGAATAGGAACTATTGCAGGATGTTATGTTACAAACGGACACGTTAAAAATGACTCATATATTCGAGTTATTAGAGATGGAAAAGTTATTCATGAAGGTGAAATAAGAACCTTAAAGCGATTTAAAGAGGATGTTAAAGAAGTACAACAAGGATATGAATGCGGTATACTTTTAGAGAAGTTTAATGATCTAAAAGAAGGAGATATCTTTGAAGCTTATAACTATGAAGAATTAAAACCTAAAGTTGTAGAATAA
- the rbfA gene encoding 30S ribosome-binding factor RbfA, which yields MNGSRRERIQGEIKKIISDILQREIKDPSVGFVTVTSVELSGDLRHAKVFVSIFDDKEKQAESLHALEKATGFVRSELGKRIRLRHVPELVFKFDESIEHGDHINKLLKQLHENEDEDKDER from the coding sequence ATGAATGGTTCAAGAAGAGAACGTATTCAAGGAGAAATTAAAAAGATAATTAGTGATATTTTACAACGAGAAATTAAAGACCCATCAGTTGGTTTTGTTACTGTTACTTCAGTAGAATTATCTGGAGATTTAAGACATGCTAAAGTTTTTGTGAGTATTTTTGATGATAAAGAAAAGCAAGCAGAATCATTACACGCTTTAGAAAAAGCAACAGGTTTTGTTAGATCTGAACTTGGTAAGCGAATCAGGTTAAGGCATGTTCCAGAACTTGTTTTTAAATTTGATGAGTCAATAGAGCATGGTGATCATATTAATAAGTTGCTAAAACAGTTACATGAAAATGAGGATGAAGATAAAGATGAAAGATAA
- a CDS encoding DHH family phosphoesterase — MKDKDNFIQKFQSFISEYQSFVITCHENADGDALGSSNALALFLEALGKEVLMIYPESISSKLDFLPKPKRVHEYTNGYLENVSAEGVLVVDSSSYDRVSRVLDDVEYYQLLSIDHHPTNTEFADINIVDETMSSTCELVYSILKELDNPITKDIAKNLYTGIFTDTGSFNYENVSQFTFEVVKELVEYDVKPHLIAREINENMSLNLFYFTREVLNNLKLDADNRIAWIKCERELLGKYNLNDNEIDGLINYAKKLQPVEFAILFRETEDGNTKVGLRSKTKDVSKIAFEFGGGGHNRAAGCLIEKDIENAKEQVLQRLKDELKHKRSD, encoded by the coding sequence ATGAAAGATAAGGATAATTTCATTCAAAAATTTCAATCATTTATCAGTGAATATCAAAGTTTTGTCATTACTTGCCATGAAAATGCTGATGGTGATGCTCTTGGCTCTTCTAATGCCCTAGCCCTCTTTCTTGAGGCATTAGGTAAAGAAGTCCTTATGATCTATCCTGAAAGTATTTCAAGTAAGTTAGATTTTTTACCTAAACCCAAAAGAGTACATGAATATACTAACGGATATTTAGAAAATGTTTCAGCAGAAGGTGTTTTAGTAGTGGATTCTAGCTCATATGATAGAGTATCTAGAGTTTTGGATGATGTTGAATACTATCAATTATTAAGTATTGATCATCATCCAACTAATACTGAATTTGCAGATATAAATATAGTGGATGAAACAATGTCTTCAACTTGTGAATTAGTTTATTCTATCCTTAAAGAATTAGACAATCCAATAACTAAAGATATTGCTAAAAATTTATATACTGGGATTTTTACTGATACGGGTTCTTTTAATTACGAGAATGTATCACAATTTACTTTTGAAGTCGTTAAGGAGTTAGTCGAGTATGATGTGAAACCTCACTTAATCGCCCGTGAGATTAATGAAAATATGTCTTTAAACTTATTTTATTTTACTAGAGAAGTATTGAATAATTTAAAGCTTGATGCAGATAATCGAATAGCTTGGATAAAATGTGAAAGAGAACTTTTAGGTAAATATAATTTAAACGATAATGAAATTGATGGGCTAATTAATTATGCTAAAAAATTACAACCAGTGGAATTTGCAATTTTATTTAGAGAGACCGAAGATGGCAATACTAAAGTTGGATTAAGGTCTAAAACAAAGGATGTTTCTAAAATAGCTTTTGAATTTGGTGGTGGAGGCCATAATAGAGCTGCGGGTTGTTTGATCGAAAAAGACATTGAAAATGCAAAAGAACAAGTTTTACAAAGACTTAAAGATGAGTTGAAGCATAAACGGTCTGATTAG
- the truB gene encoding tRNA pseudouridine(55) synthase TruB, which yields MNGFLNILKPPGMTSHDVVSHVRKSFKIKKVGHLGTLDPGAAGVLPIAIGRATKFAEYIINQEKKYRFELILGETTDTLDAQGVVTNQSEVTQEHINNLIENFSELTGEISQVPPMYSAIKQKGKKLYELAREGQEVERPARQIKIYSLTLIDHYVFKGKTRFLFEVNCSKGTYIRTLGHDLAKLSGCGEGHVSFLLRSKSGDFDLNSSISLETLIKKSEELQSLIQPIDIPLNDFPSLVISDDKEIRKFRNGNVSFVSNHHTKNETLRVYNSQNDFLGLGKVISNNKVKPEKVIN from the coding sequence ATGAATGGCTTTTTAAATATTTTGAAACCACCAGGAATGACATCACATGATGTTGTTAGTCATGTTAGAAAGTCATTTAAAATAAAAAAAGTTGGTCATTTAGGTACTTTAGATCCAGGTGCTGCTGGAGTACTACCCATTGCAATAGGTAGAGCTACTAAGTTTGCTGAGTATATTATTAATCAAGAAAAGAAATATCGATTTGAACTAATCCTAGGAGAAACGACAGATACTTTAGATGCTCAAGGAGTTGTTACAAATCAATCTGAAGTAACTCAAGAACATATTAATAATTTAATAGAAAATTTCAGTGAGTTAACTGGAGAGATTTCTCAGGTACCCCCTATGTATTCAGCTATAAAACAAAAGGGAAAAAAATTATATGAGTTAGCAAGAGAAGGACAAGAGGTAGAACGTCCTGCCAGACAAATTAAAATATATTCTCTCACCCTAATCGATCACTATGTTTTTAAAGGTAAAACACGCTTTTTATTTGAAGTTAATTGTTCAAAAGGCACTTATATAAGAACCTTAGGGCATGATTTAGCTAAACTTTCGGGTTGTGGTGAGGGTCATGTATCGTTTCTTTTACGTAGTAAGTCAGGAGATTTTGATTTAAATTCAAGTATTTCTTTAGAAACACTTATTAAAAAAAGTGAAGAGTTACAATCATTGATTCAACCAATAGATATACCTTTAAATGATTTCCCGTCTTTAGTGATTTCAGATGATAAAGAAATTCGTAAATTTAGAAATGGTAATGTTTCATTTGTTTCAAATCATCATACCAAAAATGAGACTTTACGTGTTTATAACTCACAGAATGATTTTTTAGGATTAGGAAAAGTTATTTCTAATAATAAAGTGAAACCAGAAAAGGTTATTAATTAA
- a CDS encoding bifunctional riboflavin kinase/FAD synthetase, giving the protein MKANELQKWLPQNRNIWLSLGNFDGVHIAHQKLLKDTVLNAEKYNCIPGVLLLEPHPEIKFFNKKNFLLTTMEEKVQKISEIGVELGILKVFDNEFAKITPQKFVSWLKHDLQVKGVSVGFDYSFGYRGLGSSSDLKYFGESCGLEVSIIESIKVENNTVVSSNLCRTYIEEGKIEKANKMLSSPYSIRGQVMKGDGRGRNLGFPTANIEIPVEKVIPKKGVYLVRVNFEDATSWGICNVGNKPTFDGKNVVAETYIFDCQRDLYNLEIEVEFFNFIREEKKFHSAQSLTHQLNKDLNYARSLLS; this is encoded by the coding sequence ATGAAAGCTAACGAGTTACAAAAATGGTTGCCACAAAACCGAAATATCTGGCTCAGCTTAGGTAATTTCGATGGTGTTCATATAGCACATCAAAAATTATTAAAAGATACTGTACTTAATGCAGAAAAATATAATTGTATCCCAGGTGTTTTACTTTTAGAACCACACCCAGAAATAAAATTTTTTAACAAAAAAAACTTTTTATTAACTACTATGGAAGAAAAAGTCCAAAAAATATCCGAAATAGGAGTAGAGCTTGGAATATTAAAAGTATTTGATAATGAATTTGCAAAAATAACCCCACAAAAATTTGTTTCATGGTTAAAGCATGATCTTCAAGTAAAAGGTGTTTCTGTTGGATTTGATTATAGTTTTGGTTATAGAGGTTTAGGTTCTTCAAGTGATCTTAAATATTTTGGTGAGAGCTGTGGGTTAGAAGTTTCTATTATAGAATCGATTAAAGTTGAGAATAATACAGTAGTGAGTAGTAATTTATGTAGAACGTATATTGAAGAAGGTAAAATAGAAAAAGCAAATAAAATGCTTTCATCACCTTATAGTATACGTGGGCAAGTTATGAAAGGGGACGGAAGGGGTAGAAACCTAGGATTTCCTACAGCAAATATTGAAATACCAGTAGAAAAAGTCATACCGAAAAAAGGGGTTTATTTAGTAAGGGTAAACTTTGAAGATGCAACCAGTTGGGGTATTTGTAACGTTGGAAATAAGCCTACTTTTGACGGTAAAAATGTAGTAGCAGAAACTTATATTTTTGATTGTCAAAGAGATTTGTATAATCTTGAAATAGAGGTAGAGTTTTTTAATTTTATACGTGAAGAGAAAAAATTTCATAGTGCACAATCACTTACACATCAGTTAAATAAAGATTTAAATTATGCTCGTTCACTTCTTTCATGA
- the rpsO gene encoding 30S ribosomal protein S15: MALNKEQKQGIIEKYKLHDHDTGSPEVQIAILTEKIQHLNEHLKIHKQDHHSRRGLLKMVGKRKGLLNYLKGKSADRYLEIIKKLGLRK; this comes from the coding sequence ATGGCACTAAACAAAGAACAGAAACAAGGAATCATTGAGAAGTACAAGCTTCATGACCATGATACTGGTTCTCCTGAAGTACAAATTGCAATCTTAACTGAAAAGATTCAGCACTTGAATGAGCACTTGAAGATTCATAAACAAGATCATCATTCTCGTAGAGGACTATTGAAAATGGTTGGTAAGCGAAAAGGTCTGTTAAATTACTTAAAAGGTAAATCAGCTGACCGATATCTGGAAATTATTAAAAAACTAGGATTAAGAAAGTAA
- a CDS encoding polyribonucleotide nucleotidyltransferase, whose amino-acid sequence MVTVSENIAGKELSIETGKLAKQANGAVKVTYGNTVVLVTATASKEPKEELDFFPLTVDYEERLYAVGKIPGGFIKREGKPTEKATLTARLTDRPIRPLFPDGFRNPVHVVSTVLSVDQNCPPEVASIIGASAALSISDIPFDGPIASVMVGKTQQDGLVVLPDVDQMENGDLDLIVAGTKDAIMMVEAGANEVPENEMLEAIMTGHETIKKIIAMQEKLVAEVGQEKMEVKLDLPSEELVTEVENLAIDNLKEALKIFDKQEREDAIDETRKEAIKSMLEKYNTDDSDPEEHVQEKHLKAAFEKLLKREMRSKILNENVRVDGRKQNEIRPISSEVNLLPNTHGSGLFTRGQTQVLNVCTLGALGDVQIIDGLGMEESKRYMHHYNFPPYSVGEAGFMRGPSRREIGHGALAERAVKPMIPSEKEFPYTIRLVSEVLESNGSTSMGSVCASSLSLMDAGVPIKKPVSGIAMGLIKEGENLAILSDIQGIEDFLGDMDFKVAGTEDGITALQMDIKITGIDREILSKAINHGKDGYLHILNFMKEAISEPRAELSSLAPRVITKQIDPEKIRDVIGPGGKMINKIIDETGVKIDIESDGKILISASDSEQAEEAIKTIDKLIQEPEPGDIYLGKVKRTEKYGAFVEILPGKEGLVHISELAEERVGKTEDVVKVGDEIMVKVVKIDEKGRLNLSRKKALNDSTEENDKNKL is encoded by the coding sequence ATGGTAACAGTTTCAGAGAATATTGCAGGTAAAGAACTATCTATAGAAACTGGTAAACTAGCAAAACAGGCTAATGGCGCTGTGAAGGTTACATACGGTAATACAGTGGTTTTAGTAACAGCAACTGCTTCTAAAGAACCCAAGGAAGAGCTTGACTTTTTTCCATTAACAGTTGACTATGAAGAGCGGTTATATGCAGTAGGTAAGATTCCGGGTGGGTTTATAAAACGTGAAGGAAAACCAACAGAAAAGGCTACTCTCACTGCTCGATTAACTGATAGACCTATAAGACCATTATTTCCTGATGGCTTTAGAAATCCAGTCCATGTTGTGTCAACGGTGTTAAGTGTCGATCAAAATTGCCCCCCAGAAGTAGCTAGTATTATAGGAGCTTCTGCAGCACTTTCAATTTCAGATATTCCTTTTGATGGACCTATTGCTTCTGTAATGGTAGGAAAAACTCAACAAGATGGTTTAGTAGTTTTACCTGATGTTGATCAGATGGAAAATGGAGACCTTGATTTAATAGTAGCGGGAACTAAGGATGCTATTATGATGGTGGAAGCTGGCGCAAATGAAGTCCCTGAAAATGAAATGTTAGAAGCTATTATGACAGGTCATGAAACTATCAAAAAGATCATTGCTATGCAAGAGAAATTAGTAGCAGAAGTTGGTCAAGAAAAAATGGAAGTAAAACTAGATTTACCTAGTGAAGAGTTGGTTACAGAGGTTGAAAATCTGGCTATTGATAATCTTAAAGAAGCTTTAAAGATCTTTGATAAACAAGAACGAGAAGATGCTATTGATGAAACAAGAAAAGAAGCTATTAAAAGTATGCTAGAAAAATATAACACGGATGATTCTGATCCAGAAGAACACGTTCAAGAGAAACATTTGAAAGCTGCTTTTGAAAAACTACTTAAACGTGAGATGCGATCAAAGATATTAAATGAAAATGTTAGAGTTGATGGAAGAAAACAAAATGAAATTCGACCTATTTCGTCTGAAGTGAATTTATTACCTAATACACATGGTTCCGGACTCTTCACTCGTGGTCAAACTCAAGTTTTAAATGTATGTACATTAGGAGCATTAGGTGATGTACAAATAATTGATGGCCTGGGAATGGAAGAGTCTAAACGTTATATGCATCACTACAATTTTCCACCATATAGTGTTGGAGAAGCTGGTTTTATGAGAGGTCCGAGTAGGAGAGAAATTGGTCATGGTGCTTTAGCAGAGAGAGCTGTTAAACCTATGATACCTTCCGAGAAAGAATTCCCGTACACTATTAGATTAGTTAGTGAAGTTCTTGAATCAAATGGTTCTACTTCTATGGGAAGTGTTTGTGCTAGCTCCTTATCATTAATGGATGCTGGAGTACCAATTAAAAAACCGGTTTCTGGTATAGCTATGGGTCTAATTAAAGAAGGAGAAAACTTAGCTATTCTTAGTGATATTCAAGGTATCGAGGATTTTCTCGGTGATATGGACTTTAAAGTTGCAGGAACAGAAGATGGGATCACAGCACTACAGATGGATATAAAAATTACAGGTATCGATCGTGAAATCTTATCTAAAGCAATAAACCATGGTAAAGATGGCTATCTACATATACTTAACTTTATGAAAGAAGCTATTAGTGAACCAAGGGCTGAACTTTCATCACTTGCACCAAGGGTGATAACTAAGCAAATCGATCCTGAAAAAATTAGAGATGTAATTGGTCCGGGTGGAAAGATGATCAATAAAATTATTGATGAAACCGGAGTTAAGATTGATATTGAATCTGATGGTAAAATATTGATCTCAGCTTCAGATTCGGAACAGGCAGAAGAAGCTATTAAAACTATCGACAAATTAATTCAGGAACCTGAACCTGGAGATATTTACTTAGGTAAAGTGAAAAGAACTGAAAAATATGGTGCTTTTGTAGAAATATTACCTGGTAAAGAGGGGTTAGTTCACATTTCCGAATTAGCTGAAGAACGAGTAGGTAAAACTGAAGATGTAGTAAAAGTTGGAGATGAGATTATGGTCAAAGTTGTTAAGATCGATGAAAAAGGGAGATTAAATCTGTCTCGTAAAAAAGCTCTTAATGACTCAACTGAGGAAAATGATAAAAATAAGTTATAG
- a CDS encoding polysaccharide deacetylase family protein: MSISFHSFGLKKMSILSVIILILVVIAFLLIANFNDDSTQQKNISEDRVKFMERDLGQKEVTEIIEIVKEYESKLYQKPQDTYLDPVSKGVIPGLAGKELDVDTTVSKILNAEQGEHVEPEYNKIPPEKTIEDYPAAPIYQGNPEKKEAAFICNVAWGTEYIDSMLKVLKDHQVEISFFLEGRWANNNQDEVIEIYADGHELENHAYSHYLMSEIDRKTIREEITQTNEVIEEIVEEKPKLFGPPAGDFDDDVLEEASKLDMRTILWSLDTVDWTEPGVNYMVDKIVDNIHPGALILIHPTEDTIKAVDQIITELNEKGYEIVTVSELISEY, encoded by the coding sequence ATGTCGATTTCATTTCATTCATTTGGGTTAAAGAAAATGTCTATTTTAAGTGTGATTATTTTAATATTAGTTGTTATTGCTTTTTTATTAATAGCTAATTTTAATGACGATTCTACTCAACAAAAAAATATATCAGAGGATCGAGTGAAGTTCATGGAACGCGACTTAGGGCAAAAAGAAGTGACAGAAATAATAGAAATTGTAAAAGAGTATGAAAGCAAATTATATCAAAAACCTCAAGATACTTACCTTGATCCAGTTTCAAAGGGTGTTATACCAGGATTAGCTGGAAAAGAGCTTGATGTCGACACAACTGTTTCAAAGATATTAAACGCAGAACAAGGTGAACATGTTGAACCAGAATATAATAAAATACCTCCTGAAAAGACAATAGAAGATTATCCAGCTGCACCAATTTACCAAGGTAATCCAGAGAAAAAAGAAGCTGCGTTTATTTGTAATGTTGCTTGGGGAACTGAATATATTGATTCAATGTTAAAAGTTTTAAAAGACCATCAGGTTGAAATATCTTTTTTTCTTGAGGGTAGATGGGCTAACAATAACCAAGATGAAGTTATAGAAATCTATGCTGATGGCCATGAACTTGAAAATCATGCCTATAGTCATTACTTAATGAGTGAAATTGATCGAAAAACTATAAGAGAAGAAATTACACAAACTAATGAAGTTATCGAGGAAATAGTAGAAGAAAAACCCAAGTTATTTGGTCCTCCTGCGGGAGATTTTGATGATGATGTTTTAGAAGAAGCGAGTAAATTAGATATGAGAACAATACTATGGAGTCTAGATACAGTTGACTGGACTGAACCTGGTGTTAATTACATGGTTGATAAGATAGTGGATAATATACATCCTGGAGCTTTGATCTTAATACATCCTACAGAAGATACTATCAAAGCAGTCGATCAGATTATTACTGAGTTGAACGAGAAAGGTTACGAGATTGTTACCGTATCAGAATTAATATCTGAGTACTAA
- a CDS encoding VanW family protein — MSGKNPFKKPSILLILVLLVFVIIQVNFDVIDMVKRYFYGVEKNVIIEGYNIERWYEHEVKDLVEKSADEKDQPYKNAKLDPETGEIQPEKQGRKVLVNKTVKKIMESPSDTEQELIYMPLYPQITEEMLKSIYKPIGEFSTGLLDNHEGRNTNIELATKDINNTIVFPGQIFSFNQETLPRTWERGYRFAPIIVGNAVVDGIGGGVCQVSSTLYNAVLNADLEVIERHPHGEPVDYVPPGRDATIAGDYLDLKFKNNTKNLVLITGDVTGGIVNISIYASDEPLAFQLYK; from the coding sequence ATGTCAGGTAAAAATCCCTTCAAAAAGCCGTCTATATTATTGATATTAGTACTACTTGTTTTTGTAATTATTCAAGTTAACTTTGATGTTATAGATATGGTTAAAAGATATTTTTATGGAGTTGAAAAGAATGTTATTATAGAAGGGTATAATATTGAAAGATGGTATGAGCATGAGGTGAAAGATTTAGTAGAAAAATCAGCTGATGAAAAAGATCAACCCTATAAAAATGCGAAGCTTGATCCAGAGACTGGTGAAATCCAACCAGAAAAACAAGGTAGAAAAGTTCTTGTAAATAAAACTGTTAAAAAGATAATGGAATCTCCTTCAGATACTGAGCAAGAGTTAATATATATGCCTTTATATCCTCAAATAACAGAAGAAATGTTAAAATCAATCTACAAACCAATCGGTGAGTTTTCAACGGGTCTGTTAGATAATCATGAGGGCAGGAACACAAATATAGAACTTGCAACTAAAGATATAAATAATACTATTGTTTTTCCTGGGCAAATTTTTTCTTTTAATCAGGAAACATTACCTAGAACTTGGGAAAGAGGGTATAGATTTGCACCTATTATAGTTGGAAATGCTGTTGTAGATGGTATAGGAGGAGGTGTATGTCAAGTATCTTCAACCTTATATAATGCTGTATTAAATGCAGATCTAGAAGTAATAGAAAGACATCCTCATGGTGAACCTGTGGATTATGTACCACCTGGAAGAGATGCAACAATTGCTGGAGATTATCTTGATTTAAAATTTAAAAATAACACGAAAAATCTCGTTTTGATTACAGGTGATGTGACAGGTGGGATAGTGAACATAAGTATTTATGCATCTGATGAACCACTTGCTTTTCAATTATATAAATAA